The following coding sequences are from one Geodermatophilus normandii window:
- the folB gene encoding dihydroneopterin aldolase, whose amino-acid sequence MTSTPPPHHPGRTPPDRIAVRGLTAHAHHGVHGFERETGQTFSVDAVLELDTGPAAAGDDLARTVDYAELAQRLHAVLTGEPVDLLETLCQRLADVCLADPLVQATEITVHKPQADLGVPFDDVTVTIRRQKDPLPLPPRKLGGASGEGRGTELGEGSR is encoded by the coding sequence GTGACTAGCACCCCCCCGCCCCACCACCCCGGCCGCACGCCTCCCGACCGGATCGCCGTCCGCGGCCTGACCGCGCACGCCCACCACGGCGTCCACGGCTTCGAGCGGGAGACCGGGCAGACCTTCTCCGTCGACGCCGTCCTGGAGCTCGACACCGGTCCCGCCGCGGCCGGGGACGACCTGGCGAGGACGGTGGACTACGCCGAGCTGGCGCAGCGGCTGCACGCCGTCCTCACCGGGGAGCCGGTCGACCTGCTCGAGACGCTGTGCCAGCGGCTGGCCGACGTCTGCCTGGCCGACCCGCTGGTGCAGGCCACCGAGATCACCGTGCACAAGCCGCAGGCCGACCTCGGCGTCCCCTTCGACGACGTCACCGTCACCATCCGGCGGCAGAAGGACCCCCTCCCCCTCCCCCCTCGCAAGCTCGGGGGAGCCTCCGGAGAGGGCCGGGGGACGGAACTCGGAGAAGGCTCTCGATGA